A genomic stretch from Vibrio coralliilyticus includes:
- a CDS encoding chalcone isomerase family protein, whose protein sequence is MEIRQIKSVTLAGLIASSLTISTSIKADAVSDKNWQEWRQVGSAQLTYFFFEIYHSQLLTPTGNYTQSGDLSPHPLALSIEYQRDISQKQLVNATREQWEKLGYSDTGPWVTQLEKIFPDIKDGQQLTYVSDGDKGRFYFSSHQEKNQWIGSITDPKLNDAFLAIWLSPQTQYPKLRQDLIGAK, encoded by the coding sequence ATGGAAATACGTCAAATAAAATCGGTTACGCTGGCAGGGTTAATCGCTAGCTCTTTAACCATCAGTACAAGCATAAAAGCTGATGCTGTGAGTGATAAAAATTGGCAGGAGTGGCGCCAAGTTGGGAGTGCTCAACTTACTTATTTCTTTTTCGAAATCTACCATTCTCAGCTTCTCACACCTACTGGTAATTATACCCAAAGCGGAGATCTTTCCCCACATCCTCTCGCTTTATCTATTGAGTATCAAAGAGATATTAGCCAAAAGCAGTTGGTTAATGCCACCAGAGAGCAGTGGGAGAAACTTGGCTATTCTGACACTGGCCCATGGGTTACTCAGTTAGAAAAAATCTTCCCAGATATCAAAGATGGACAGCAACTGACCTACGTATCCGATGGTGATAAAGGACGTTTCTACTTTTCTTCTCATCAAGAAAAAAATCAGTGGATTGGATCGATTACGGATCCGAAGCTCAATGACGCGTTTCTTGCGATCTGGCTATCTCCTCAAACGCAATACCCAAAGCTTAGACAAGACTTAATTGGAGCTAAGTAG
- a CDS encoding SAM-dependent methyltransferase, whose product MINSQTLGYSSSLSAGQKTARSLAMSFLKKITSGSLTVIESFSQSEVRATFGAAQTSRLHAVIEIKHPSFYARLLKGGSIAAGEAYMDGWWDSPDLTKLMELMALNLKTLDSIEGQSSFISRISYQLGHWFNRNTEKNAAKNISAHYDLSNELYETFLDKEMLYSAALFNSASDSLEQAQLNKMERLCQQLELTSSDRVIEIGTGWGGMAIYMAEKYGCHVTTTTISEQQYQYAQQKIIEKGLEHKITLLKQDYRQLKGHYDKLVSIEMIEAVGKEYLGSYIDKCQSLLRPQGLMAIQAITIADQRYDYYSNNVDFIQKYIFPGGFLPSITALTHATTTHSDLVLRNLFDIGLDYANTLKEWHARFVASERDVRQLGFDETFIRMWKYYFCYCEGGFRARSISTVHMTFQKA is encoded by the coding sequence ATGATCAACTCCCAAACTTTAGGTTACTCATCATCACTGAGCGCAGGGCAAAAAACAGCGCGCAGTTTGGCAATGTCATTCCTAAAAAAAATCACATCAGGTTCACTCACTGTCATAGAATCTTTCTCACAGTCAGAAGTTAGAGCAACTTTTGGCGCAGCGCAGACATCACGGTTACATGCGGTCATTGAGATCAAACACCCGAGTTTTTACGCAAGGTTGCTTAAAGGTGGCAGTATTGCTGCTGGTGAAGCTTATATGGATGGTTGGTGGGATAGCCCGGATTTAACCAAGCTGATGGAATTGATGGCCTTAAATTTAAAAACCTTAGATTCTATCGAAGGACAGAGTAGTTTTATTTCCCGCATATCTTACCAACTCGGGCATTGGTTCAATCGCAATACAGAGAAAAATGCCGCGAAGAATATTAGTGCTCATTATGATTTGAGTAACGAGCTTTATGAAACCTTTCTTGATAAAGAAATGTTGTATTCGGCAGCCCTCTTCAACTCAGCGTCAGATAGCTTAGAGCAAGCTCAGCTCAATAAAATGGAAAGGCTATGTCAGCAGCTTGAGCTGACATCCAGTGATAGGGTGATTGAAATTGGTACCGGTTGGGGAGGGATGGCGATATACATGGCGGAAAAGTATGGCTGCCATGTAACGACCACCACGATATCGGAGCAACAGTACCAGTACGCTCAACAGAAGATAATCGAAAAGGGACTTGAGCATAAGATAACTCTACTAAAACAGGATTACAGACAGTTAAAAGGCCATTACGATAAGTTAGTGTCTATTGAGATGATCGAAGCGGTGGGCAAAGAATACTTGGGGTCATATATCGACAAATGTCAGTCCCTTTTAAGACCACAAGGGTTAATGGCGATTCAAGCGATAACCATTGCCGATCAAAGGTACGATTACTACAGCAACAATGTAGATTTTATCCAGAAGTATATTTTTCCTGGCGGTTTTTTACCCTCGATAACAGCCTTAACTCACGCGACGACGACTCATAGCGATCTAGTCTTGAGAAACCTTTTCGACATTGGCTTAGATTATGCGAACACTTTGAAAGAGTGGCATGCAAGGTTTGTGGCATCGGAGAGAGACGTAAGACAACTAGGGTTTGATGAGACGTTTATTCGTATGTGGAAATATTATTTTTGCTATTGCGAGGGTGGATTCCGTGCGAGAAGTATCAGCACGGTACATATGACTTTTCAAAAGGCTTGA
- the purB gene encoding adenylosuccinate lyase: MELSALTAVSPVDGRYGSKTIALRSIFSEFGLLKYRSIVEIRWLQKLAATDAIKEVPAFSAEANQFLDELAANFSEEDAARIKEIERTTNHDVKAVEYFLKEKVAGIPELHAVNEFIHFACTSEDINNTSHALMLKEARDEVILPEIKNIIDAIKALAVEYRDIPLLSRTHGQPASPSTMGKEMANVAYRMERQYKQIANVEILGKINGAVGNYNAHLSAYPEVDWHQFSEEFITESLGVTWNPYTTQIEPHDYIAELFDAVARFNTILIDFDRDIWGYIALGHFKQKTIAGEIGSSTMPHKVNPIDFENSEGNLGLANAVFGHLAQKLPISRWQRDLTDSTVLRNLGVGVGYAIIAYTSTLKGISKLEVNREALLAELDQNWEVLAEPVQTVMRRYGIEKPYEKLKELTRGKRVDGEAMRHFIDGLELPEHEKARLKEMTPANYIGQAIELTDKL; encoded by the coding sequence ATGGAACTGTCAGCATTGACTGCTGTTTCGCCAGTAGACGGCCGTTACGGAAGTAAGACCATTGCACTTCGCAGCATTTTTAGCGAGTTCGGCCTTCTAAAGTACCGCTCTATCGTTGAAATTCGTTGGTTGCAAAAGCTAGCAGCCACTGATGCAATCAAAGAAGTACCAGCTTTCAGTGCAGAAGCAAACCAGTTCCTTGATGAGTTAGCAGCAAACTTCTCGGAAGAGGACGCAGCGCGCATCAAAGAAATCGAACGTACCACTAACCACGACGTTAAAGCGGTTGAGTATTTTCTAAAAGAGAAAGTAGCTGGTATTCCTGAGCTTCACGCGGTAAACGAGTTCATCCACTTTGCATGTACATCAGAAGACATCAACAACACGTCTCACGCTCTAATGCTGAAAGAAGCTCGTGACGAAGTGATTCTTCCTGAAATCAAAAACATCATAGATGCTATTAAAGCACTTGCTGTTGAATACCGTGACATCCCTCTTTTATCACGTACACACGGCCAGCCTGCTTCTCCATCTACTATGGGTAAAGAAATGGCGAACGTGGCGTACCGTATGGAGCGTCAATACAAGCAGATCGCTAACGTTGAAATCCTAGGTAAGATCAACGGTGCTGTAGGTAACTACAACGCTCACCTTTCTGCTTACCCAGAAGTAGATTGGCACCAATTCTCTGAAGAGTTTATCACTGAGTCTCTAGGCGTGACTTGGAACCCGTACACAACCCAAATCGAACCGCACGATTACATCGCTGAACTATTCGATGCTGTTGCACGCTTCAACACTATCCTAATCGACTTCGACCGTGACATTTGGGGCTACATTGCACTGGGTCACTTCAAACAGAAAACGATCGCCGGTGAGATCGGCTCATCCACAATGCCTCACAAAGTTAACCCAATCGACTTTGAAAACTCAGAAGGCAACCTTGGTCTTGCAAACGCGGTATTCGGCCACCTAGCACAAAAACTGCCTATCTCTCGCTGGCAGCGTGACCTAACTGACTCTACGGTTCTTCGTAACCTAGGTGTAGGTGTTGGCTACGCGATCATCGCATACACTTCTACTCTGAAAGGTATCAGCAAGCTAGAAGTTAACCGTGAAGCACTGCTTGCAGAGCTAGACCAAAACTGGGAAGTTCTTGCAGAACCAGTACAAACAGTAATGCGTCGCTACGGTATCGAAAAACCATACGAGAAGCTAAAAGAGCTAACTCGTGGTAAGCGTGTAGATGGCGAAGCAATGCGTCACTTTATCGATGGTCTTGAGCTTCCTGAGCACGAGAAAGCACGTCTGAAAGAGATGACGCCAGCTAACTACATCGGTCAAGCGATTGAATTGACAGATAAGCTGTAA
- a CDS encoding SDR family NAD(P)-dependent oxidoreductase encodes MTCVLITGATSGIGRQLAEDYAKAGYEVVACGRNQQALEELRSSSPFITTLEFDLTELSSTKRSLETLEVIPEVWIFNAGDCEYIDDGVIDAQLIKRVFEINVIGLANAIEASQHHFQPGHIVALVGSIASEVALPRAEAYGASKAAVSYLGRTLQLDLDKKNISVSLIYPGFVKTPLTDKNTFPMPMLVSVQQASEAIRKGLSARKPYIYFPRRFTTLLRLIGTMPYRWQKWLTAKLISE; translated from the coding sequence ATGACTTGTGTTCTCATCACTGGTGCCACATCTGGTATCGGCAGGCAACTTGCTGAAGATTATGCTAAAGCGGGTTATGAAGTAGTGGCTTGTGGAAGAAACCAACAAGCGCTTGAAGAGCTAAGATCGAGCTCTCCTTTTATTACTACGCTTGAGTTCGATTTAACCGAGTTATCTAGTACAAAACGGTCGCTAGAAACTCTAGAGGTTATACCTGAGGTTTGGATATTTAACGCTGGTGATTGTGAGTATATAGACGACGGTGTCATTGATGCTCAATTGATTAAGCGCGTATTCGAAATCAATGTGATTGGTCTTGCCAACGCTATTGAAGCCAGTCAGCACCACTTTCAACCCGGGCACATTGTTGCTCTGGTGGGGTCTATCGCCAGTGAAGTGGCGTTACCAAGAGCAGAAGCCTATGGGGCATCTAAAGCCGCGGTGAGTTATCTAGGCCGAACACTTCAACTCGACTTGGATAAGAAAAACATCTCAGTGTCACTCATATATCCAGGCTTTGTCAAAACGCCTCTTACGGACAAAAACACATTTCCAATGCCAATGCTGGTATCGGTACAACAGGCTTCTGAAGCAATACGGAAAGGGCTGTCGGCACGTAAACCTTACATTTACTTTCCGCGAAGATTTACAACGCTATTGCGTCTCATCGGCACGATGCCATACCGCTGGCAGAAGTGGCTTACCGCCAAATTGATCTCAGAGTAA
- the mnmA gene encoding tRNA 2-thiouridine(34) synthase MnmA, whose protein sequence is MSENCTDNSKKKVIVGMSGGVDSSVSAYLLKQQGYQVEGLFMKNWEEDDNEEYCTAAEDLADAQAVCDKLGIHLHTINFAAEYWDNVFEYFLAEYKAGRTPNPDILCNKEIKFKAFLEFADEVLDADYIAMGHYVRRTFPENGEKPQMLRGLDGNKDQSYFLYTLSSEQIARSLFPVGELEKPEVRRIAEEQDLITAKKKDSTGICFIGERKFTDFLSRYLPAQPGKIETPEGKVIGEHQGLMYHTLGQRKGLHIGGQKGGGGNEDPWYVADKDLKRNVLIAVQGADHPLLKSQGLIASQLHWVDREVIKAPVQCSVKTRYRQTDIPCTLIPIDDETIKVIFDDPQVAVTPGQSAVFYKDDVCLGGGIIEERI, encoded by the coding sequence ATGTCTGAGAACTGTACTGACAACAGTAAAAAGAAAGTTATCGTCGGCATGTCTGGCGGTGTCGACTCATCCGTTTCCGCGTATCTTCTGAAACAACAGGGCTATCAGGTCGAAGGACTGTTCATGAAGAACTGGGAGGAAGACGATAACGAAGAATACTGTACTGCTGCAGAAGATTTGGCTGACGCTCAAGCCGTTTGTGACAAGCTAGGTATTCATCTGCACACCATCAACTTTGCTGCAGAGTACTGGGACAACGTTTTTGAATACTTTTTGGCAGAATACAAAGCTGGCCGCACCCCTAACCCAGATATCCTTTGTAACAAAGAAATCAAGTTCAAAGCTTTTCTTGAATTCGCCGATGAAGTGCTCGATGCCGACTACATCGCAATGGGTCACTACGTACGCCGTACTTTCCCTGAAAACGGCGAAAAACCTCAAATGCTTCGTGGCCTTGATGGTAATAAAGATCAAAGCTATTTCTTGTACACACTCAGCAGTGAGCAAATCGCTCGCAGTCTTTTCCCTGTCGGTGAACTAGAAAAGCCTGAAGTACGTCGTATTGCAGAAGAGCAAGATTTGATTACCGCTAAGAAAAAAGACTCAACCGGAATCTGCTTCATCGGTGAGCGTAAATTCACCGACTTCTTGTCACGCTATTTACCGGCACAACCAGGTAAGATCGAAACACCGGAAGGTAAAGTGATCGGTGAGCACCAAGGTCTGATGTATCACACTTTGGGACAACGTAAAGGCCTGCATATTGGTGGCCAGAAAGGTGGTGGCGGCAATGAAGATCCTTGGTACGTTGCTGATAAAGATTTAAAGCGTAACGTACTTATCGCAGTTCAAGGCGCTGATCATCCATTACTAAAGTCTCAAGGGCTAATTGCCTCTCAACTACACTGGGTAGACCGTGAAGTCATCAAAGCACCTGTTCAGTGCAGCGTGAAAACGCGTTACCGTCAGACAGATATTCCATGTACTCTCATCCCTATTGATGATGAAACGATCAAAGTAATCTTCGACGATCCCCAGGTCGCCGTGACTCCTGGTCAGTCAGCGGTATTTTATAAAGACGATGTCTGCTTAGGTGGCGGCATCATTGAAGAACGAATTTAA
- a CDS encoding DUF3833 domain-containing protein, translated as MRKMKTAIIGVLLTILIGCSTEVSEYKGSTPAFNLFEYFDGEVTAWGMVQDYTNKQQRRFKVDIVGTINGDTITLVEDFVFDDGELDQRIWKIKRLSDSTYEGEAGDILGIAQGKEVGNALHWVYDFELTLDDSKVKVTFDDWLFRQDDRHVFNITSIRKLGVEVGQITLFFQKRTPN; from the coding sequence ATGCGAAAAATGAAAACGGCCATCATCGGTGTACTTTTAACGATACTTATCGGCTGTTCGACAGAAGTTTCTGAATATAAAGGAAGTACGCCAGCTTTTAATCTATTTGAGTACTTTGATGGTGAAGTGACCGCTTGGGGAATGGTTCAAGATTATACCAATAAACAGCAGCGCCGTTTTAAGGTTGACATCGTTGGCACTATTAATGGAGATACCATAACTCTCGTTGAAGATTTTGTGTTTGATGATGGTGAGCTTGACCAGAGAATTTGGAAAATTAAGCGATTAAGTGACAGCACTTATGAGGGGGAAGCGGGGGATATATTGGGTATTGCACAAGGTAAAGAAGTAGGTAATGCGCTCCACTGGGTATACGACTTTGAGCTGACCCTTGATGATTCAAAGGTGAAGGTCACTTTTGATGATTGGTTATTCAGACAGGACGATCGACATGTATTTAATATCACCAGTATTCGTAAGTTGGGTGTTGAAGTCGGTCAAATCACTTTGTTCTTTCAAAAACGGACACCGAATTAA
- the hflD gene encoding high frequency lysogenization protein HflD, with protein MANALYDRTIAFAGICQAVALVQQVAKNGHCDSDAFETSLKAILNINPSNTVSVYGRESDLKLGLECLVKGIDSTPTGSEITRYIISLMALERKLSGRNDAMSQLGDRIQMIERQLDHFELLDDQMISNLASIYLDVISPIGPRIQVTGTPSVLQQTGNQHKVRALLLSGIRSAVLWRQVGGKRRHLIFGRKKMVEQAQILLARM; from the coding sequence GTGGCTAACGCACTTTACGATCGCACCATCGCATTTGCAGGAATTTGCCAAGCTGTCGCTCTGGTTCAACAGGTCGCGAAAAATGGTCACTGTGACTCTGATGCGTTTGAAACGTCACTAAAAGCGATCCTCAACATTAACCCAAGCAACACCGTTAGTGTTTATGGTCGTGAGTCGGATTTAAAGCTAGGACTTGAGTGCCTAGTAAAAGGCATTGATAGTACCCCTACTGGTAGTGAAATTACTCGCTACATTATTAGCCTGATGGCGTTAGAACGTAAGCTGAGTGGCCGTAACGATGCAATGTCTCAACTTGGTGATCGTATCCAGATGATCGAAAGACAGCTTGATCACTTTGAGTTGCTTGACGACCAAATGATCAGCAACTTGGCCAGTATCTATCTCGATGTCATTAGCCCAATTGGTCCTAGAATCCAAGTCACTGGTACCCCTTCTGTCCTACAGCAGACAGGTAACCAGCACAAGGTTAGAGCATTGCTGCTATCGGGTATTCGAAGCGCAGTGCTTTGGCGTCAAGTCGGAGGCAAGCGCCGTCACCTTATCTTTGGGCGTAAGAAGATGGTTGAACAAGCTCAAATCCTACTCGCCAGAATGTAA
- a CDS encoding NAD(P)/FAD-dependent oxidoreductase, producing MKIAIIGTGISGLTCAYHLNKQHDVTLFEANDYIGGHTATVNVEVQGENYAVDTGFIVYNDRTYPNFIAMMKQVGVEGIPTQMSFSVRNDGCGLEYNGHTLSTLFAQKRNWFNPKFYAFIFEILRFNKQVKQLVKQANEPEKTLGEFLSEEKFSDYFCDNYILPMGAAIWSSTLADMRAFPLQFFARFFLNHGLLDVLNRPQWYVVKGGSNAYVEPLTREFAHRIRLSTPVKSVRREQLGVRIDLGQRTERFDQVIFACHSDQALALLQDANDLENEVLSQLEYQANEVTLHTDESLLPKRKSAWASWNYWLDGEQGESECPPTLTYNMNILQHIQAPVTFCVSLNSSHLIEPSKVLKTFTYHHPVFSEQSMRAQKRRPDINGQDKVWFCGAYWYNGFHEDGVKSALDVVRELRLRDEEERQRGAA from the coding sequence ATGAAAATAGCCATAATCGGGACAGGTATCTCTGGGTTGACATGCGCTTATCATCTCAACAAGCAACATGATGTCACTCTTTTTGAAGCCAACGACTATATTGGTGGCCACACTGCTACGGTCAATGTTGAGGTGCAAGGTGAGAACTATGCAGTCGACACTGGCTTTATTGTTTACAATGATAGGACTTATCCCAATTTCATTGCCATGATGAAGCAAGTTGGTGTCGAAGGTATTCCAACGCAGATGAGCTTTAGCGTGCGCAATGACGGTTGTGGCCTAGAGTATAACGGCCATACATTATCGACACTTTTCGCGCAGAAAAGAAATTGGTTCAATCCTAAATTCTACGCTTTCATATTCGAGATCTTACGCTTCAACAAACAGGTAAAACAGTTAGTCAAGCAAGCTAATGAACCTGAAAAAACGCTTGGCGAATTTTTATCAGAAGAGAAGTTTAGTGACTATTTTTGCGACAACTATATCTTACCCATGGGGGCTGCTATCTGGTCTTCCACTTTGGCTGATATGCGTGCTTTTCCTCTTCAGTTTTTTGCTCGTTTCTTTCTGAATCATGGGTTACTCGATGTACTGAACAGACCTCAGTGGTACGTTGTGAAAGGAGGCTCAAATGCTTATGTTGAGCCGCTAACCCGTGAGTTCGCACATCGTATACGGCTGTCAACGCCGGTTAAATCTGTCCGCAGAGAGCAACTTGGTGTACGAATCGACCTAGGTCAGCGAACTGAACGCTTTGACCAAGTGATTTTTGCATGTCACAGCGATCAGGCGCTAGCTTTGCTACAGGATGCTAATGACCTAGAGAATGAAGTGCTTAGTCAGTTGGAGTACCAAGCCAATGAGGTCACTCTTCATACGGACGAAAGTTTACTTCCCAAGCGAAAATCAGCGTGGGCTTCTTGGAATTATTGGTTAGATGGAGAGCAAGGTGAAAGTGAGTGTCCGCCAACGCTGACCTACAACATGAACATACTGCAGCACATACAAGCTCCCGTGACATTCTGTGTTTCTTTAAACAGTTCACACCTGATAGAGCCGAGCAAAGTGCTTAAAACATTTACCTATCATCACCCTGTTTTTAGTGAACAATCGATGCGCGCTCAAAAGCGCCGCCCTGACATAAATGGACAGGATAAAGTTTGGTTCTGTGGTGCCTATTGGTATAACGGGTTCCATGAAGACGGGGTAAAAAGTGCTTTGGATGTCGTGAGAGAGCTTCGCCTTCGTGATGAAGAAGAACGACAGAGAGGTGCCGCATAA
- a CDS encoding DUF2878 domain-containing protein, whose protein sequence is MTNKRLIVYSLWFQVVWLVAVLGREDFEWVAVGLVVVSYVYSQLVAPIKLERVFLMAVLGVVVDYANMTLGIFRFQFSEFPIWLMALWFIFAWYAYFLAPLVSRFPIFLVSILGGIGGALSYLAGEKLGAVYFPLPTTTTILILMVEWLLIIAAVIKVYGNTSNKIGYAGRVNR, encoded by the coding sequence ATGACAAACAAAAGGCTGATCGTTTACTCTCTCTGGTTCCAAGTTGTCTGGCTTGTCGCGGTATTAGGCCGGGAGGACTTTGAGTGGGTGGCTGTTGGCCTTGTTGTTGTTAGTTACGTATACAGTCAGTTAGTCGCACCGATAAAGCTTGAACGAGTGTTTTTAATGGCGGTATTGGGCGTCGTTGTTGATTACGCCAATATGACGCTGGGGATCTTTCGTTTCCAATTCAGTGAATTCCCGATTTGGTTGATGGCACTCTGGTTTATTTTTGCTTGGTATGCGTATTTTCTTGCCCCACTAGTGAGCCGATTTCCAATTTTTCTCGTATCTATATTAGGAGGAATTGGAGGAGCACTCAGTTATTTAGCAGGAGAAAAACTGGGCGCAGTCTATTTTCCTTTACCGACAACCACAACGATTCTTATATTAATGGTCGAGTGGTTACTCATAATTGCTGCTGTGATAAAGGTTTATGGAAATACGTCAAATAAAATCGGTTACGCTGGCAGGGTTAATCGCTAG
- a CDS encoding DUF1365 domain-containing protein has product MKPEHGCSLLVGDVRHRRFSPVEHQLKYPIFMPCIDLDQIKAVEKSVWGFGQKWWHWARFKRTDYLGEGDLKRAVFDKIEELTGEKVDGRVEAVIHLRYLGIYFSPVNFYYVYNKDGDWRYLLAEVSNTPWNQRHYYAVPAFDETLWRHSKAFHVSPFNPIEQEYVWRLKPLGKKLSIHLECHRDQKEFDATLSMSKQPLTSRILLKHLIRTPLMAAKMLSGIYWHAFKLWCKGAPFYSHPKYKIKPEASSGKYKSRDQVKEHRT; this is encoded by the coding sequence ATGAAGCCTGAGCATGGCTGCTCTCTGCTTGTTGGTGACGTAAGACATCGACGCTTTAGCCCAGTAGAGCATCAGTTAAAATACCCCATTTTTATGCCTTGTATTGATTTGGACCAGATCAAAGCAGTGGAAAAATCTGTATGGGGGTTTGGGCAGAAGTGGTGGCACTGGGCGAGATTCAAACGAACGGATTACCTTGGGGAAGGAGATCTAAAACGCGCGGTCTTCGATAAGATAGAAGAATTGACTGGAGAGAAAGTGGATGGGCGCGTTGAGGCAGTTATTCACCTTCGCTATCTCGGCATCTATTTCAGTCCGGTAAACTTCTACTATGTTTATAACAAGGATGGAGATTGGCGTTATCTGTTGGCTGAGGTAAGTAATACTCCCTGGAATCAAAGGCACTACTATGCAGTTCCTGCTTTCGATGAAACATTGTGGCGACACAGCAAAGCATTTCATGTGTCCCCTTTTAACCCCATAGAACAAGAATATGTTTGGCGGTTGAAACCCTTAGGGAAGAAGCTTTCTATTCATCTTGAGTGTCATCGGGATCAAAAGGAATTTGATGCCACGCTCAGTATGAGTAAGCAACCACTTACATCAAGGATACTCCTTAAACATTTGATTAGAACGCCGTTAATGGCAGCAAAAATGTTGTCAGGCATATACTGGCATGCGTTTAAGTTGTGGTGTAAAGGTGCACCGTTCTACTCACATCCTAAATATAAAATAAAGCCGGAAGCCTCTTCCGGAAAATATAAATCGAGAGATCAGGTTAAGGAGCATAGGACATGA
- the htpX gene encoding protease HtpX, with amino-acid sequence MKRVMLFLATNLAVVLVLSVVLNIVYAVTGMQPGSLSGLLIMAAVFGFGGSFISLMMSKGMALRSVGGMVIESPRNETEHWLLETVRRQSEQVGIGMPTVAIYDSADINAFATGAKRNDSLVAVSTGLLHNMTRDEAEAVLAHEVSHIANGDMVTMTLMQGVVNTFVIFLSRFIANIVSSNDEEEGGSNMMVYFGVSIVLELVFGFLASFITMWYSRHREFHADAGAAQLVGKHKMIAALERLKVSHESQLEGSMMAFGINGKRSMTELLMSHPPLDKRIAALRNS; translated from the coding sequence ATGAAGCGAGTAATGCTGTTTTTGGCGACCAACCTAGCCGTTGTGCTGGTTTTGAGCGTTGTTCTTAATATTGTTTATGCGGTAACCGGGATGCAACCAGGCAGCTTATCGGGGCTGCTGATCATGGCTGCGGTATTTGGTTTTGGTGGTTCTTTCATCTCGTTAATGATGTCAAAAGGCATGGCTTTGCGCTCGGTTGGTGGCATGGTTATTGAGAGTCCACGTAACGAGACCGAACACTGGCTGTTAGAAACCGTTCGACGCCAGTCCGAGCAAGTGGGTATTGGTATGCCAACTGTTGCTATTTATGACTCTGCAGATATCAATGCTTTTGCGACAGGAGCTAAGCGCAATGACTCATTGGTCGCGGTCTCTACTGGCCTACTTCATAATATGACACGTGATGAAGCCGAAGCTGTACTTGCGCATGAGGTGAGCCACATTGCTAATGGTGATATGGTCACGATGACACTGATGCAAGGTGTTGTGAACACGTTTGTTATCTTCCTATCACGCTTCATTGCGAATATTGTGTCTTCTAATGATGAAGAAGAAGGCGGTAGCAATATGATGGTTTACTTTGGGGTTTCCATTGTTCTTGAACTCGTTTTTGGCTTCCTCGCGAGCTTTATTACTATGTGGTATAGCCGTCACCGTGAGTTCCATGCGGATGCAGGTGCTGCGCAGCTGGTTGGTAAGCACAAAATGATTGCTGCGTTAGAGCGTTTGAAAGTCAGCCATGAATCCCAACTTGAAGGCTCCATGATGGCATTTGGTATTAATGGCAAACGTTCAATGACAGAGCTACTGATGAGTCACCCACCATTGGACAAGCGCATTGCGGCGTTGCGTAACTCATAA
- a CDS encoding nuclear transport factor 2 family protein, which yields MNVESVGQVYQQLSKSNLYLLNDVYHQDVIFEDSAHRLQGWQALQSYFDSLYTNVRRCDFDIKEHQQLGDSGFLTWSMSLEHPKLQKGKTVVVNGVSHLKFKDGRVIYHRDYFDLGEMLYENLPLLGSIIKTIKQRLGQ from the coding sequence ATGAACGTCGAGTCGGTTGGTCAAGTCTACCAGCAACTAAGTAAAAGCAATCTGTATCTGTTGAACGATGTGTATCACCAAGATGTGATCTTTGAAGATTCAGCGCATCGCCTCCAAGGTTGGCAGGCCTTACAAAGTTATTTCGATAGTCTTTACACTAATGTCAGACGCTGTGACTTTGATATAAAAGAACATCAGCAATTAGGCGACAGTGGATTCTTGACTTGGTCAATGTCGCTAGAGCACCCCAAGCTGCAAAAAGGTAAGACGGTTGTCGTCAATGGAGTCAGTCATCTCAAGTTCAAAGATGGCAGGGTGATCTATCACCGGGATTATTTCGACCTAGGTGAAATGCTGTATGAAAATCTACCTTTGCTTGGCTCAATCATCAAAACAATCAAGCAGAGGTTAGGACAATGA